A single window of Rhodococcus jostii RHA1 DNA harbors:
- a CDS encoding glycosyltransferase family 2 protein translates to MSERVPISARDVTVVIPCMNEAGSLPGVLAAVPPGYRTVVVDNNSTDGTAAVAGAHGASVVWEHVPGYGSAVHAGVLAAQTPVVCVLDGDGSMDPGELPRLVAALNSGADLAVGRRRADRRGTWPLHSRIGNAVVAARLRGRYGLPIHDLGAMRAVRRQDLLDLGVDDRRSGYPLQLLVLAGRAHWRVMERDITYRPRTAGASKVSGSLKGTVVAVHDFWKVIG, encoded by the coding sequence GTGTCTGAGCGCGTGCCGATCTCTGCGCGGGACGTCACCGTCGTGATCCCGTGCATGAACGAGGCCGGTTCCCTGCCCGGAGTGCTGGCCGCGGTGCCACCCGGCTACCGGACGGTGGTGGTGGACAACAATTCCACCGACGGCACCGCCGCGGTCGCGGGGGCGCACGGTGCGTCGGTGGTGTGGGAGCACGTCCCGGGATACGGTTCGGCCGTGCACGCCGGGGTGCTGGCGGCGCAGACTCCGGTGGTCTGTGTGCTGGACGGCGACGGCTCGATGGATCCGGGTGAACTGCCGCGACTCGTCGCTGCGCTGAACTCGGGCGCCGACCTCGCCGTGGGGCGGCGGCGGGCCGATCGGCGTGGAACGTGGCCGTTGCACAGCAGGATCGGCAACGCCGTCGTCGCCGCACGACTCCGGGGCCGGTACGGGCTGCCGATCCACGATCTCGGGGCGATGCGAGCCGTACGCAGACAGGACCTCCTCGACTTGGGTGTCGACGACCGCAGGTCGGGCTATCCGCTGCAGCTTCTCGTGCTCGCCGGCCGCGCCCACTGGCGGGTCATGGAGCGCGACATCACGTATCGGCCGCGCACCGCCGGCGCGTCGAAGGTGTCGGGTTCGCTGAAAGGCACCGTCGTCGCCGTCCACGACTTCTGGAAGGTGATCGGGTGA
- a CDS encoding NAD-dependent epimerase/dehydratase family protein, with the protein MMGTRVLLTGAAGFIGGHVHAALIEAGHDVVAVDALLPSAHGADPEPPDGVRRADVRDRPALIELLRGVDVVCHQAAVVGAGVDVRDAPAYASHNDLGTATLLAAMHESGCETLILASSMVVYGEGRYRNGRGEFVEPAARRAEDLAAGFFDETDPDTGEPLEWALVEEHSPLRPRSLYAAGKVAQENYALAWALATGGSVTALRYHNVYGDRMPRNTPYSGVAAMFRSALENGDPPHVFEDGRQTRDFVHVHDVAAANVAAVEAALPGFAAFNVCSGHPITIGEVAATLARSHGGPEPVVTGEYRPGDVRHIVADPWLARERLGFRAQIRPADGIAAFAHAPLRDAVPAGPPRV; encoded by the coding sequence ATGATGGGAACACGTGTACTGCTCACGGGTGCAGCCGGATTCATCGGCGGCCACGTCCACGCCGCGCTGATCGAAGCCGGTCACGACGTCGTGGCCGTGGATGCCCTGCTCCCGTCCGCGCACGGTGCCGACCCCGAACCGCCGGACGGTGTGCGACGAGCCGACGTCCGCGACCGTCCCGCTCTGATCGAACTGTTGAGGGGGGTGGACGTCGTGTGTCATCAGGCCGCCGTCGTCGGCGCCGGTGTGGATGTGCGTGATGCGCCGGCCTACGCCAGCCACAACGATCTCGGTACGGCGACGCTGCTCGCCGCGATGCACGAGTCGGGTTGCGAGACGCTGATACTCGCGTCGTCGATGGTCGTCTACGGAGAAGGCCGGTACCGCAACGGGCGGGGCGAGTTCGTGGAACCGGCCGCCCGCCGGGCCGAGGACCTGGCGGCGGGGTTCTTCGACGAGACGGATCCCGACACGGGAGAGCCCCTCGAGTGGGCACTCGTGGAGGAACACTCGCCGCTGCGTCCGCGGAGTCTCTACGCCGCAGGCAAGGTCGCCCAGGAGAACTACGCGCTCGCCTGGGCACTGGCCACCGGTGGTTCCGTGACGGCTCTGCGCTATCACAACGTGTACGGCGATCGCATGCCGCGTAACACCCCGTATTCCGGGGTGGCCGCGATGTTCCGTTCCGCCCTCGAGAACGGCGATCCTCCGCACGTGTTCGAGGACGGCAGGCAGACGCGGGATTTCGTGCACGTCCACGATGTCGCGGCGGCGAACGTGGCCGCGGTCGAGGCGGCGCTGCCCGGATTCGCGGCGTTCAATGTGTGCTCGGGGCACCCGATCACGATCGGCGAGGTGGCCGCGACCCTTGCGCGTTCGCACGGCGGGCCCGAACCCGTCGTGACCGGCGAGTACCGCCCCGGCGACGTGCGGCACATCGTCGCCGACCCCTGGCTGGCCCGGGAGCGGCTGGGATTCCGGGCGCAGATCAGGCCCGCCGACGGGATCGCGGCGTTCGCGCACGCACCCCTGAGGGACGCGGTGCCGGCGGGACCTCCCCGTGTCTGA
- a CDS encoding S-methyl-5'-thioadenosine phosphorylase gives MTAMSARELGRADVAVIGGSGFYSFFDEDAAEVTIDTPYGSPSAAITVGDVEGRRVAFLPRHGVRHEFAPHTIPYRANLWALRTLGVRQVFAPCAAGSLTPDLGPGSMVVPDQLVDRTSGRTQTYFDGGGVHVQFADPYCSDLRKAAARPGTVEGGVLVVVEGPRFSTRAESLWFARQGWTLVNMTGHPEAVLARELEMCYATIALVTDLDAGIEAGDGVRAVDVFAEFQRNLGSLKTLVRSAIAAAPEGPCEACRVHEGVTLPIELP, from the coding sequence ATGACCGCAATGAGTGCACGCGAATTGGGCCGCGCGGACGTCGCCGTGATCGGCGGGAGCGGCTTCTACTCGTTCTTCGACGAGGACGCCGCGGAAGTCACGATCGACACTCCGTACGGCAGCCCCAGCGCCGCGATCACCGTCGGCGACGTGGAGGGCAGGCGGGTGGCGTTCCTCCCCCGCCACGGCGTCCGGCACGAATTCGCGCCCCACACCATCCCGTACCGCGCGAACCTGTGGGCGCTGCGCACGCTGGGCGTGCGGCAGGTGTTCGCGCCCTGCGCCGCCGGGAGCCTCACCCCCGACCTGGGACCGGGCTCGATGGTCGTGCCGGATCAGTTGGTCGACCGCACCAGCGGCCGCACGCAGACCTACTTCGACGGAGGCGGCGTGCACGTCCAGTTCGCCGACCCGTACTGCTCGGACCTGCGCAAGGCCGCCGCCCGACCGGGCACCGTGGAGGGCGGGGTGCTGGTGGTGGTCGAGGGACCGCGCTTCTCGACCAGGGCGGAGAGTCTGTGGTTCGCCCGGCAGGGCTGGACTCTCGTCAACATGACGGGCCACCCCGAGGCGGTCCTCGCTCGGGAACTCGAGATGTGCTACGCCACCATCGCTTTGGTCACCGACCTCGATGCGGGAATCGAGGCCGGCGACGGGGTACGCGCAGTGGACGTGTTCGCCGAGTTCCAGCGCAATCTCGGGTCCTTGAAGACGCTGGTGCGGTCCGCGATCGCCGCCGCCCCCGAGGGACCCTGTGAAGCCTGTCGCGTCCACGAGGGTGTGACACTGCCGATCGAGTTGCCATGA
- a CDS encoding class I SAM-dependent methyltransferase encodes MRRTDVSTDLLMRRASAGLPCWVRDARGTRRPLPVGRWMGGDASTLSDRIADRVMLTGCHGATVDLGCGPGRLTAALVSAGVSALGVDSSFTAVQLTIRRGGLALHRNLFAPLPRSGHWDRVLLADGNIGIGGDPVRILRRARELLQPHGIVIAEVDPPTTTGVRHELLRWETEHLAGEWFAWASVGVAAVSGVAHAAGLSVIDVLQHANRYFVRMEWV; translated from the coding sequence ATGAGGAGAACCGACGTCTCCACGGACCTCCTGATGCGGCGCGCGTCGGCGGGTCTCCCGTGCTGGGTGCGCGACGCACGGGGGACGCGTCGCCCCCTGCCGGTGGGCCGGTGGATGGGCGGGGACGCATCCACCCTCTCCGATCGGATCGCGGACCGCGTGATGCTCACCGGGTGCCACGGCGCCACCGTGGACCTCGGATGCGGACCGGGCCGCCTCACCGCGGCGCTCGTCTCGGCCGGCGTCTCGGCGCTGGGCGTCGACTCGTCTTTCACGGCAGTCCAACTCACGATCCGCCGCGGCGGCCTCGCGCTGCACCGGAACCTGTTCGCGCCGCTTCCCCGGTCCGGACACTGGGACCGGGTGCTGCTCGCCGACGGCAACATCGGCATCGGCGGAGACCCGGTGCGGATCCTGCGCCGTGCGCGAGAACTGTTGCAACCACACGGAATTGTGATCGCCGAGGTGGATCCGCCGACCACGACAGGAGTTCGTCACGAACTACTGCGCTGGGAGACCGAGCATCTCGCCGGCGAATGGTTCGCCTGGGCGAGTGTGGGTGTCGCGGCGGTGTCCGGGGTCGCACACGCCGCCGGACTGAGCGTGATCGATGTTCTGCAGCACGCGAATCGGTACTTCGTGCGGATGGAATGGGTGTAA
- a CDS encoding molybdopterin-dependent oxidoreductase, translated as MTDHSRGPRLRSPLRGPWLTSVFGLVLLIGLPVVIVTGLLSYIAYGPQFGQARPGDVGWLHLPYFAWPTRPSWLYRLTQGLHVGLGLILVPVVLAKLWSVIPKLFVFPPVRSPAQALERLSLIALVGGALFEIITGVLNIQYDYIFGFDFYTAHYWGAWVFIAGFVTHTILKVPVMVRSLRSRSFRRVLRTSRADTRPESPDENGLVAEDPTSPTISRRGALALVGGGAALVAVLSVGQTTGGFLRNAALLLPRGRSYGDGPNDFQINRTAAAAQVTLEQIGDTWRLSVTGGAEPVQLSRSQLRAMPSHTATLPIACVEGWSTTETWTGVRLRDLADAAGVTDFASAKVTSLERSGAFNQAVLTSDQVRDADALLALEVNGADLSLDHGYPARIIVPALPGVHNTKWVQAIEFREA; from the coding sequence ATGACCGACCACTCTCGCGGCCCACGATTACGCAGTCCACTGCGCGGACCGTGGCTGACCTCCGTATTCGGCCTCGTCCTGCTGATCGGACTTCCGGTTGTCATCGTCACGGGACTGCTCTCGTACATCGCGTACGGTCCGCAGTTCGGGCAGGCCCGTCCCGGCGACGTCGGGTGGCTGCACCTTCCGTACTTCGCGTGGCCCACCCGGCCGTCGTGGTTGTACCGGCTCACGCAGGGGCTGCATGTCGGGCTCGGACTGATCCTGGTGCCGGTCGTCCTCGCCAAGCTGTGGTCGGTGATCCCGAAACTGTTCGTGTTTCCGCCGGTGCGGTCGCCGGCGCAGGCGCTCGAACGTCTGTCGCTGATCGCCCTGGTCGGCGGTGCGCTGTTCGAGATCATCACCGGGGTCCTGAACATCCAGTACGACTACATCTTCGGCTTCGACTTCTACACGGCCCACTACTGGGGCGCGTGGGTCTTCATCGCCGGGTTCGTGACGCACACGATCCTGAAGGTGCCGGTGATGGTGAGGTCGCTGCGTTCCCGGTCTTTCCGTCGAGTGCTGCGCACCTCCCGCGCCGATACGCGCCCCGAATCGCCGGACGAGAACGGCCTCGTGGCCGAAGACCCCACCTCGCCCACGATCAGCCGCCGCGGCGCCCTCGCCCTGGTCGGGGGCGGCGCCGCGCTGGTCGCCGTCCTGTCGGTCGGGCAGACCACCGGCGGGTTCCTGCGCAATGCCGCACTGCTCCTCCCCCGGGGTCGCTCGTACGGCGACGGTCCCAACGACTTTCAGATCAACCGCACCGCCGCGGCCGCGCAGGTCACCCTGGAGCAGATCGGCGACACCTGGCGGCTCTCGGTGACGGGTGGCGCGGAACCCGTGCAGCTGAGCCGAAGTCAGCTGCGCGCAATGCCGTCGCACACCGCGACTCTTCCGATCGCGTGCGTCGAGGGATGGTCCACCACCGAGACATGGACGGGCGTGCGACTGCGTGACCTCGCGGACGCTGCCGGGGTGACGGATTTCGCCTCGGCGAAGGTGACGTCGCTGGAACGGTCCGGGGCGTTCAATCAGGCGGTGCTCACGTCCGATCAGGTGCGCGACGCCGATGCCCTGCTCGCGCTGGAGGTCAACGGCGCGGACCTGTCCCTCGACCACGGCTACCCCGCCCGGATCATCGTTCCCGCCCTGCCCGGTGTCCACAACACCAAGTGGGTGCAGGCCATCGAATTCCGGGAGGCGTGA
- a CDS encoding low temperature requirement protein A translates to MTFAHRLRPRLVEERASVSPLELFFDLVFVFALTRVTDLMAEDPTGVNLLRGALVMAVLWWSWVGYAWLCNLVRADEGIVRVVMFGAMGAMFVTALTIPEAFDDLPGGLDGPVIFALGYFVVRLLHLVMFWVISRTDPQLRGQVLRFAPSMVTGTVFLLIASQLTGTAQTVMWILALAGDYIGTLIGGTDWRLRSVSHFAERHGLIVIVALGESIVSIGIGVASLPISWAIIVASLLGLAVSGLLWWSYFDVTSLAVEHAFEEATGARQIKIARNCYSFLHLPMVIGIVMLSLGLKKILSYVGDGNHHRLTDPLYGWPLIALFGGAALYVLALVAFKAYATRSVTVPRVVTAVVLIALLPVVWHIPALATLGVLTAVLLAMIGYEMVRYDQPRDEIRHGAHP, encoded by the coding sequence GTGACCTTCGCCCATCGTTTGCGTCCCCGTCTCGTCGAAGAACGAGCGTCGGTGTCGCCGCTCGAGCTGTTCTTCGACCTCGTCTTCGTGTTCGCCCTCACCCGCGTCACCGATCTGATGGCCGAGGACCCCACCGGGGTGAACCTGCTGCGCGGCGCACTGGTGATGGCCGTCCTGTGGTGGAGCTGGGTGGGGTACGCCTGGCTCTGCAACCTCGTACGCGCCGACGAAGGCATCGTGCGGGTGGTGATGTTCGGCGCGATGGGCGCCATGTTCGTCACCGCCCTGACGATCCCCGAGGCGTTCGACGATCTGCCCGGCGGACTCGACGGCCCCGTCATCTTCGCCCTCGGTTACTTCGTCGTCCGCCTGCTGCACCTGGTGATGTTCTGGGTCATCAGCCGCACCGACCCCCAACTGCGCGGTCAGGTGCTGCGGTTCGCGCCGAGCATGGTCACCGGCACCGTGTTCCTGCTCATCGCATCGCAGCTCACCGGCACGGCGCAGACCGTGATGTGGATCCTCGCCCTCGCCGGCGACTACATCGGCACACTGATCGGCGGCACCGACTGGCGGCTGCGGTCGGTGAGCCACTTCGCCGAACGGCACGGCCTCATCGTCATCGTCGCGCTCGGCGAGTCGATCGTGTCGATCGGCATCGGCGTCGCGAGCCTGCCGATCTCCTGGGCGATCATCGTCGCCTCGTTGCTGGGACTCGCGGTGTCGGGGCTGCTGTGGTGGTCGTACTTCGACGTCACGTCACTAGCCGTCGAGCACGCCTTCGAGGAGGCAACCGGTGCGCGTCAGATCAAGATCGCCCGCAACTGCTACAGCTTCCTGCACCTGCCGATGGTGATCGGGATCGTGATGCTGTCGCTCGGCCTGAAGAAGATCCTGTCGTACGTCGGCGACGGCAACCATCACCGGCTCACCGACCCGCTGTACGGCTGGCCGCTGATCGCACTGTTCGGTGGCGCGGCGCTGTACGTTCTCGCGCTGGTCGCGTTCAAGGCGTACGCGACGAGGTCGGTCACCGTGCCGCGCGTCGTGACGGCGGTCGTCCTGATCGCGCTCCTCCCCGTCGTCTGGCACATCCCGGCCCTCGCCACCCTGGGTGTGCTCACCGCGGTCCTGCTCGCGATGATCGGATACGAAATGGTCCGGTACGACCAGCCCCGCGACGAGATCCGGCACGGCGCGCACCCGTGA
- a CDS encoding MFS transporter — protein MSPGKESVAVAGSGLVLTVLASSQFLMTLDSSVMNVSMATVASDLGTTITGIQTAITLYTLVMATLMITGGKIGTIIGRRRAFALGLVVYGAGSLTTALSPNLAVLLIGWSLLEGIGAALIMPAIVALVAANFAPERRPAAYGLVAAAGAMAVAAGPLIGGAVTTFASWRYVFAGEVVIVLLILLVLRRINDVPPVKVRLDLVGSALSVVSLGMIVFGVLRSSEWGWVRAKPGGTAIAGLSPVVWLVLGGLLVLYGFLRWEAHLADTGGEPLIDPRLLRNRQLAGGLSMFFAQFTVQAGVFFTVPLFLSVVLELDALQTGIRLIPLSVALLLAAAGIPKLRPEANPRRVVRFGLASMIVGILFLVAGMDPGANAGVVAVPMLLMGLGLGALASQLGAVTVSAVPDSQSAEVGGLQNTATNLGASLGTALIGSVLIATLSTSIVAGIQADPDVPQSVQERATTELASGVPFLSDTQLAAALEEASVPDATAQDILDINSDARLEALQVAYAVTALLAITALFFTGRIPRTPVGSPERKAAPDPTARRSS, from the coding sequence GTGAGTCCAGGCAAAGAGTCGGTCGCGGTCGCCGGATCCGGTCTGGTGCTCACGGTGCTGGCGTCCAGCCAGTTTCTGATGACACTGGACAGCTCCGTGATGAACGTGTCCATGGCGACGGTCGCGTCGGATCTCGGCACCACGATCACCGGCATCCAGACGGCCATCACGTTGTACACGCTCGTCATGGCGACGCTGATGATCACCGGCGGCAAGATCGGCACCATCATCGGTCGTCGCAGGGCGTTCGCTCTCGGCCTGGTCGTCTACGGCGCGGGCTCGCTCACCACAGCACTGTCACCCAACCTGGCGGTGCTGCTGATCGGATGGTCCCTGCTGGAAGGCATCGGCGCCGCGCTGATCATGCCCGCGATCGTTGCCCTCGTCGCGGCGAACTTCGCGCCCGAAAGGCGTCCCGCCGCCTACGGTCTGGTGGCCGCGGCCGGTGCGATGGCGGTTGCCGCCGGACCGCTCATCGGCGGTGCGGTGACCACGTTCGCGTCGTGGCGGTACGTCTTCGCCGGCGAGGTGGTGATCGTCCTCCTCATCCTGCTGGTGCTCCGACGCATCAACGACGTTCCGCCGGTGAAGGTGCGCCTCGACCTGGTCGGATCGGCGCTGTCGGTGGTCAGCCTCGGGATGATCGTGTTCGGCGTCCTCCGCTCGAGCGAGTGGGGCTGGGTGCGGGCCAAGCCCGGCGGAACCGCGATCGCGGGGCTGTCACCGGTCGTGTGGCTGGTGCTGGGTGGTCTCCTGGTGCTCTACGGGTTCCTGCGGTGGGAAGCGCATCTCGCCGACACCGGCGGCGAGCCGCTGATCGACCCCCGGCTGCTGCGGAACCGGCAACTCGCCGGCGGGCTCAGCATGTTCTTCGCCCAGTTCACCGTCCAAGCGGGCGTGTTCTTCACCGTCCCCCTGTTCCTGTCCGTTGTGCTCGAACTCGACGCGCTCCAGACCGGGATCCGGCTCATCCCGCTGTCCGTCGCACTGCTGCTGGCCGCTGCCGGGATCCCCAAACTCCGGCCCGAGGCCAATCCGCGCAGGGTGGTCCGGTTCGGTCTGGCGTCCATGATCGTCGGCATCCTGTTCCTCGTGGCCGGGATGGATCCCGGGGCCAATGCCGGCGTCGTGGCCGTGCCGATGCTGCTGATGGGGCTCGGACTCGGTGCACTGGCCTCCCAACTCGGCGCCGTCACGGTGTCGGCCGTCCCCGATTCGCAGAGCGCCGAGGTCGGCGGGCTGCAGAACACGGCGACCAACCTCGGCGCGTCCCTGGGGACGGCGCTGATCGGATCGGTGCTCATCGCGACCCTGAGCACCTCGATCGTCGCGGGGATCCAAGCCGATCCCGACGTTCCGCAGTCGGTCCAAGAGCGGGCGACCACCGAACTGGCGAGCGGTGTCCCGTTCCTCTCCGACACACAATTGGCGGCGGCCCTGGAGGAGGCGTCGGTCCCCGACGCCACCGCCCAGGACATCCTCGACATCAATTCCGATGCGCGACTCGAGGCACTCCAGGTGGCGTACGCCGTCACCGCGCTGCTCGCCATCACGGCGTTGTTCTTCACCGGGCGTATCCCCCGCACCCCCGTCGGCTCCCCCGAACGAAAGGCTGCGCCCGACCCCACGGCTCGTCGCAGTTCGTAG
- a CDS encoding DUF6325 family protein, translating to MNDIDPEDSGPIDYLVVEFPADRRPDGSALAILRELVEQGTVRVLDLVFLRKEVDGSVVAIDVVDVGLEGDIDVSLFAEASTGLLDLADIADAGSVLEPGASAAVVVYENTWAAPLATALRRSGAQLVASGRIPVQGILASLDALEA from the coding sequence GTGAACGATATCGACCCGGAGGATAGCGGACCGATCGATTATCTCGTGGTGGAGTTCCCTGCCGACCGACGACCGGACGGATCAGCGTTGGCGATCCTCCGTGAACTCGTCGAGCAGGGCACGGTGCGAGTGCTCGACCTGGTCTTCCTTCGCAAGGAAGTGGACGGCTCCGTCGTGGCGATCGACGTCGTCGACGTCGGGCTCGAGGGCGACATCGATGTGTCGCTCTTCGCAGAGGCCTCGACCGGCCTGCTCGACCTCGCCGACATCGCCGACGCCGGGTCCGTTCTCGAACCGGGTGCTTCGGCTGCGGTAGTGGTCTACGAGAACACTTGGGCCGCACCGCTCGCAACCGCCCTGCGTCGCAGCGGAGCTCAACTCGTGGCGTCGGGCCGCATCCCTGTGCAGGGCATCCTTGCATCACTCGACGCGCTCGAAGCCTGA
- a CDS encoding SHOCT domain-containing protein: MPGLLRGIARTAVVAGTATAVSNRVSRRQGQRWAGQQQPQEQPQQQPQAPQNEAPVSAQAPPPQAAPASASGGGSVDRIAALKDLGELRAQGVLTEEEFSAEKAKILAS, translated from the coding sequence ATGCCCGGACTTCTCCGCGGGATCGCCCGCACCGCCGTCGTCGCCGGAACCGCGACCGCCGTGTCGAATCGAGTGTCTCGACGCCAAGGCCAGCGGTGGGCGGGGCAACAGCAACCGCAAGAGCAACCACAGCAGCAACCGCAAGCCCCGCAGAACGAGGCCCCGGTCTCCGCTCAGGCACCCCCGCCGCAGGCCGCTCCCGCCTCCGCATCGGGCGGAGGCAGCGTCGACCGGATCGCCGCGCTGAAGGATCTCGGAGAACTCAGAGCGCAAGGAGTGCTCACCGAGGAAGAATTCAGCGCCGAGAAGGCGAAGATCCTGGCGTCCTGA
- a CDS encoding carbohydrate ABC transporter permease produces the protein MSTAVVTPGIPRAAVARRRRAPSLASIRTYLGLAVIVVWGLAPVYWMVVTAFRHSDYTFDTTPWPTHVTLENFASVFSTEAGNHFARALVNSTIIGAVTTAIGLVVGVGTAYALARLHFRGKHVVLGIILAASMFPGVAVLTPLFQLFTSMGWFGTYQALIIPNISFVLPLTIYTLTAFFKELPWELEEAARIDGASRRQAFRMVLLPLAAPGLFTTAILAFIASWNEYLISSQLSNDVTQPATVAIAQFAGSKPHEEPFTSVMAAGTVVTIPLVIIVLLLQRRIVSGLTAGGVK, from the coding sequence ATGTCCACAGCAGTCGTCACACCGGGGATCCCCCGTGCCGCGGTGGCACGCCGGCGCCGGGCACCGTCGCTCGCCTCCATCCGCACCTACCTGGGCCTGGCGGTGATCGTCGTCTGGGGTCTGGCCCCCGTCTACTGGATGGTGGTCACCGCCTTCCGCCACTCCGACTACACGTTCGACACCACCCCGTGGCCCACCCACGTCACGCTGGAGAATTTCGCGAGCGTGTTCTCGACGGAGGCGGGCAACCACTTCGCCAGGGCACTCGTCAACAGCACGATCATCGGCGCCGTCACCACCGCGATCGGTCTGGTCGTCGGTGTCGGCACCGCGTACGCGCTGGCGCGACTGCACTTCCGGGGAAAGCACGTCGTCCTCGGAATCATCCTGGCGGCGTCGATGTTCCCGGGCGTCGCCGTCCTGACACCGCTGTTCCAGCTGTTCACGTCGATGGGCTGGTTCGGCACATACCAGGCGCTGATCATCCCGAACATCTCGTTCGTGCTGCCCCTCACCATCTACACCCTCACCGCGTTCTTCAAGGAACTGCCGTGGGAACTCGAGGAGGCCGCCCGAATCGACGGGGCCAGCAGGCGGCAGGCCTTCCGAATGGTGTTGCTGCCCTTGGCCGCGCCGGGACTGTTCACCACCGCGATCCTCGCGTTCATCGCGTCGTGGAACGAGTACCTGATCTCCAGTCAGCTGTCCAACGACGTGACCCAGCCGGCCACCGTCGCCATCGCACAATTCGCGGGCAGCAAGCCGCACGAGGAGCCGTTCACGTCCGTGATGGCAGCGGGAACGGTCGTGACCATCCCGCTCGTCATCATCGTGCTGCTGTTGCAGCGCCGCATCGTGTCCGGCCTGACCGCCGGTGGCGTCAAGTAG
- a CDS encoding carbohydrate ABC transporter permease, with translation MTVHELSLEKTPAPPHRDGARSGEPQGARPRKGRSKAAMFLILPTMILLGIVVLYPVVSAMVMSLFKDPTIDPSTGKFVDQGFAGLSNYTHWLFQRCTDTTGASVSCPGGTLGSLFWQSMWVTVFFTVVTVAIEVALGLWFATIMNRAFRGRALLRTSILVAWAIPTAVTAKLWYFVFAYDGIANKLLGTEILWTGDTWPARFAVVIADAWKTTPFVALLILAGLQMVPAEVYEAARMDGANAWQRFRSITLPLIKPAILVAVLFRVLDVLRIYDLPAILTGGGGGDGTATTTLSILVIDQMRQGFNSASALSTITFLFIFAVAYVLVKVMGVNVIDTQEQQRKA, from the coding sequence ATGACCGTTCACGAACTCTCGCTCGAGAAGACGCCCGCTCCCCCACATCGGGACGGCGCGAGATCCGGCGAACCGCAGGGCGCGCGACCGCGGAAGGGCCGCAGCAAGGCGGCGATGTTCCTGATCCTGCCGACCATGATCCTGCTGGGCATCGTGGTTCTGTACCCGGTGGTCAGTGCCATGGTGATGTCGCTGTTCAAGGACCCGACGATCGATCCCTCCACCGGCAAGTTCGTCGACCAGGGTTTCGCGGGTCTGTCGAATTACACGCACTGGCTGTTCCAGCGGTGCACCGACACGACCGGAGCGTCGGTGTCCTGCCCTGGCGGCACTCTGGGGTCGCTGTTCTGGCAGTCGATGTGGGTCACCGTGTTCTTCACCGTCGTCACCGTCGCCATCGAGGTCGCGCTGGGACTGTGGTTCGCCACCATCATGAACCGGGCGTTCCGCGGTCGGGCACTGCTGCGCACCAGCATTCTCGTGGCGTGGGCCATCCCGACCGCCGTCACCGCGAAGCTGTGGTACTTCGTCTTCGCCTACGACGGCATCGCCAACAAACTGCTCGGCACGGAGATCCTGTGGACCGGTGACACGTGGCCCGCCCGGTTCGCCGTCGTGATCGCCGACGCCTGGAAGACCACACCGTTCGTGGCGTTGCTGATCCTCGCCGGACTGCAGATGGTGCCCGCCGAGGTGTACGAGGCGGCGCGGATGGACGGCGCCAATGCGTGGCAACGGTTCCGGTCGATCACGTTGCCCCTCATCAAGCCGGCCATTCTGGTGGCGGTCCTCTTCCGGGTGCTGGACGTCCTGCGGATCTACGACCTCCCGGCGATCCTCACCGGCGGCGGTGGCGGCGACGGCACCGCCACCACCACGCTGTCGATCCTGGTGATCGACCAGATGCGCCAGGGTTTCAACAGCGCGTCCGCCCTCTCCACGATCACGTTCCTGTTCATCTTCGCCGTCGCCTACGTACTGGTGAAGGTGATGGGCGTCAACGTGATCGACACCCAAGAGCAGCAGCGAAAGGCCTGA